In Actinomycetota bacterium, a genomic segment contains:
- a CDS encoding DUF5719 family protein — MKDGKLSILFALVLLAGFLLAVLSPPEPAAAATLVWEATGGMGNVNNAQAWSQAVFQSGLYVGTVNVIDGPEIYRFDGETWETLVGAGAPEPSGFGDPNAVAMACMAVYDGHLYVGTGTIAGACEVWRYDGAAWTAVVGGGSAVPAGFGGNNVDAMSMAVYGGELYLATRNYSDGVEIWGYDGTTWTQSVGNLPSAIVAAGFGDVRNAATFGMFAYRDNLYAGTFNMMSGCEVWAFDGTAWTQSVGNLPQALIASGFGSANNTIVLSMEEYEGSLYVGTQNMAGGCEVWSFDTVNWTQEVGALPSATIGPGFGDATNDAASSLHVYDSRLFVGTNRGGGCEVWSFDGTGWRQDVGGGAPADYTSAGFGDAANTTANSTATFGNRMYFGTSNPTGGCQLYSYSSSTTWYLAEGSTATGFETWVLVQNPNPNPVNVELTFQTRAGPLPGPTDTIPGDTRKSYLVNTYVPDNDNVSTRVEADADIYCERAMYWTEPGTTPRRLGHDSIGVVNPSPVWYLAEGATIGGFETWVLVQNPNPNSVNIDLVFQTDLGEVQGPQEALGGYSRKSYRLNDYVSTYDVSTTVTSYMGDVVCERAVYYTPPVPGFDGWELGTDSIGVVSPSTTWYLAEGATAGGFQTWILVQNPNDDPVDVTLTYQTGGGEVPGPVDNIPGGERRSYLADATVPASYDVSTMVTSTGGPVVCERAMYEAPSASGVLTIGHDSIGATVGGLEWFLPEGATLGGFTTYVLVQNPNAFPVTITLTFQTERGEVAGPTDTLDPESRKTYAVNTYVPDTYDVSTRVTSAGGYIICERAMYWRPFPGALDYLGTDSIGYRP; from the coding sequence ATGAAAGACGGCAAGCTGTCCATCCTGTTCGCGTTGGTCCTCCTGGCGGGGTTCCTGCTGGCCGTGCTCTCGCCGCCGGAGCCCGCCGCCGCCGCGACCCTGGTCTGGGAGGCGACGGGGGGCATGGGCAACGTCAACAACGCCCAGGCCTGGTCCCAGGCGGTCTTCCAGTCCGGGCTCTACGTCGGCACGGTGAACGTCATCGACGGTCCCGAGATCTACCGCTTCGACGGCGAGACGTGGGAGACGCTGGTGGGCGCCGGGGCGCCCGAACCCTCCGGCTTCGGGGACCCGAACGCCGTCGCCATGGCCTGCATGGCCGTATACGACGGCCATCTCTACGTGGGCACGGGGACCATCGCGGGGGCCTGCGAGGTGTGGCGCTACGACGGAGCCGCATGGACCGCCGTGGTAGGGGGAGGCTCCGCGGTCCCCGCCGGATTCGGGGGCAACAACGTCGACGCCATGAGCATGGCGGTCTACGGCGGTGAGCTGTACCTGGCCACCAGGAACTACAGTGACGGCGTGGAGATCTGGGGTTACGACGGCACCACCTGGACGCAGTCGGTGGGCAACCTGCCGTCGGCCATCGTCGCCGCGGGCTTCGGCGATGTCAGAAACGCTGCCACGTTCGGGATGTTCGCTTACCGCGATAACCTCTATGCGGGCACGTTCAACATGATGAGCGGCTGCGAGGTATGGGCCTTCGACGGCACTGCCTGGACGCAGTCGGTGGGCAACCTCCCGCAGGCCCTCATCGCTTCCGGTTTCGGGAGCGCGAACAACACCATCGTCCTGAGCATGGAGGAATACGAGGGCTCGCTCTACGTGGGGACGCAGAACATGGCGGGCGGCTGCGAGGTGTGGTCCTTCGATACGGTCAACTGGACCCAGGAGGTTGGGGCCCTGCCTTCCGCCACCATTGGCCCCGGTTTCGGCGACGCCACCAACGATGCGGCCAGCAGCCTGCACGTCTACGATTCCAGGCTGTTCGTGGGGACGAACCGGGGGGGCGGCTGCGAGGTGTGGAGCTTCGACGGCACGGGGTGGAGGCAGGATGTGGGCGGGGGGGCGCCCGCGGACTACACCAGCGCCGGCTTCGGGGATGCCGCGAACACGACCGCCAACAGCACGGCGACCTTCGGCAACCGCATGTATTTCGGGACGTCGAACCCGACCGGCGGCTGCCAGCTCTATTCCTACAGCTCCTCCACCACCTGGTACCTGGCGGAGGGCTCCACCGCCACCGGCTTCGAGACCTGGGTGCTGGTGCAGAACCCCAACCCGAACCCCGTGAACGTGGAGCTGACCTTCCAGACCCGCGCGGGCCCGCTGCCCGGCCCCACCGACACCATCCCCGGGGACACACGCAAGAGCTACCTGGTGAACACCTATGTCCCCGACAACGACAACGTCTCCACCCGGGTGGAGGCCGACGCGGATATCTACTGCGAGCGGGCCATGTACTGGACCGAGCCGGGGACCACGCCGCGCCGCCTCGGCCACGACTCCATCGGGGTGGTCAACCCATCCCCCGTATGGTACCTGGCCGAGGGCGCCACCATCGGCGGCTTCGAGACCTGGGTGCTGGTACAGAACCCCAACCCCAACTCCGTCAACATCGACCTCGTGTTCCAGACCGACCTGGGGGAGGTACAGGGGCCCCAGGAGGCGCTGGGCGGCTACTCACGCAAGTCGTACCGCCTCAACGACTACGTCAGCACCTATGACGTCTCCACCACGGTCACCTCCTACATGGGGGACGTGGTGTGCGAGCGGGCGGTCTACTACACCCCGCCCGTGCCCGGGTTCGACGGCTGGGAACTGGGCACCGATTCCATCGGCGTGGTCAGCCCCTCCACCACCTGGTACCTGGCCGAGGGGGCCACGGCCGGGGGGTTCCAGACCTGGATACTGGTGCAGAACCCCAACGACGACCCGGTCGATGTCACCCTGACCTACCAGACCGGCGGCGGGGAGGTGCCGGGTCCGGTGGACAACATCCCCGGCGGGGAGCGCAGGTCGTACCTCGCCGATGCCACCGTTCCCGCTTCCTACGACGTCTCCACCATGGTCACCTCCACCGGGGGCCCTGTGGTCTGCGAACGGGCCATGTACGAGGCGCCCAGCGCGTCCGGGGTGCTCACCATCGGCCACGACTCCATCGGGGCCACCGTGGGCGGGCTCGAGTGGTTCCTGCCGGAGGGCGCTACCCTGGGCGGCTTCACCACCTACGTGCTGGTGCAGAACCCCAACGCCTTCCCCGTCACCATAACCCTGACCTTCCAGACGGAGCGTGGCGAGGTGGCGGGGCCCACCGACACCCTTGACCCGGAGTCCCGCAAGACCTACGCCGTGAACACCTACGTCCCCGATACCTACGACGTCTCCACCAGGGTGACCTCGGCGGGAGGATACATCATCTGCGAGCGGGCCATGTACTGGCGGCCGTTCCCCGGCGCCCTGGACTACCTGGGCACCGACTCCATCGGTTATCGCCCCTGA
- a CDS encoding S8 family serine peptidase, which translates to MRTRHRQAKGALTIAAGALLVGILILSSAFATADAPWPQRSPAQDPNRYEQYGYSSVLPNDYGPGSSEYWKLTGEESNTLYQTLVGLFHPELDRRELEGVMGAGVDKAWSVTTGRPDVVIAVLDTGMAWRDAAAMTELRRKCYLNPGELPPRQAAPIWDANGDGAFNVDDYVGDPRAVDLNGNGVLDPEDIIWAFSDGEDDDGNGYVDDICGWDFLEDDNDPWDETGDGHGTAGAMWSAGEANNASGIAGVCPSAMLLPVRVGDTYIVDANDFAQGTVFAVDSGAWLVQAALVSLNNTPLARDAVDYAATRGVAVIASAGTGESAQSSYPAAYEHAIQVNALQKYAASGSSTAEQFPSSYLYLGGETGYGAKTVVSAPSDGHSSGAAARLAGIAALIYAAAANDVQRGELWNYPGQELPLSACEVKQVIAMTADDIDFSPGYYGTTLGELDSLIGPSERFESHRGWDPYFGYGRVNAYEAVMAVDQGRIPPEAEITYPAWSESLNPGQVTLEVAGRVAAVRAESFHYTVEWAPGWDPADDEWITVSETEEQYEPVEGVLANLDLGEVYGAVLDTMQARGGASDPNRYAFTVRVRVRDNRGNWGEDRRTAYCFDDPDAYAATPVDLSSDISASPRFADIDDDGEDELIVATGAGVVHAYNPDLSEVPGWPVRTAALPLHEESRGYKDGHIGMDARASIAGTPAVGDLDRDGTLEVVVGDMQGRLYAWNAAGELLPGFPVRSNPLYSIPDRTEWWTEGALPAEWFAARLVPDRVHGLDKWNRLDRTFASAPVLCNLDASLDGSLEIVASCADQHLYAWHANGTAVRGWPVKLVDPGKVASLDPLTHTCTYADKDSASRGGKLVAAPCAADLEGDGDIEIICGTGEVYLGEGCNVSPLTFDLGAFLPSLQAFTGTGKPFEPANTRVYAVHHEGAAYGLDASAQPAADKVPAQAFLPGWPVKLATAAPGMLPGILAGVNAAAAAADIDGDGRMEVGISSSAGPGFLLRSDGTSLLGSDEAGLPLSLQSREAGAASPCKDVPLMCAWGSGCFATLGGGALSFFAPTMGLGRAADMYLPADQTRSENAVTAWNAADGSMLAAFPALLNGDALFAAPGAADVDGNGSQEVLVGGAGYDLHAIGADGTEPAGWPRFTAGSSTVTPAVADFDGDGSREVVIGTREGWLFIWKTPSLGGDAADWPQYGHDAWNTGCLGSDAARPGRVMDLSAEALGDGGEPSGVKLAWTAPGDDAGLGQALCYEIRFLDRPIDAGNWDDAVSLTTGKPMPGEPGAPQEYAYDAFPFIYARSGTTFYFALQTRDEAGNFSAISNLATLSWGK; encoded by the coding sequence ATGAGAACGCGCCACAGGCAGGCAAAAGGCGCACTGACAATAGCGGCGGGTGCGTTACTGGTAGGTATCCTGATCCTTTCCAGTGCTTTCGCGACGGCCGATGCGCCGTGGCCCCAGCGTTCCCCCGCCCAGGACCCCAACCGCTACGAGCAGTACGGTTACAGCTCCGTCCTGCCCAACGATTATGGGCCCGGCAGCAGCGAGTACTGGAAGCTGACCGGGGAGGAGAGCAACACCCTCTACCAGACCCTCGTAGGCCTATTCCATCCCGAACTGGACCGGCGCGAACTGGAGGGGGTGATGGGGGCCGGCGTGGACAAGGCCTGGAGCGTCACCACGGGCCGGCCCGACGTGGTCATCGCCGTGCTGGACACCGGCATGGCGTGGCGCGACGCCGCGGCCATGACCGAGCTCCGGCGCAAATGTTACCTCAACCCCGGCGAGCTGCCCCCGCGCCAGGCGGCGCCCATCTGGGACGCCAACGGCGACGGCGCCTTCAACGTGGACGATTACGTGGGTGACCCCCGGGCGGTGGACCTCAACGGCAACGGCGTCCTGGACCCCGAGGACATCATCTGGGCCTTCTCCGACGGAGAGGACGACGACGGCAACGGCTACGTGGATGACATCTGCGGCTGGGACTTCCTGGAAGACGACAACGACCCCTGGGACGAGACCGGGGACGGCCACGGTACCGCCGGGGCGATGTGGTCGGCGGGGGAGGCCAACAACGCCAGCGGCATCGCGGGCGTATGCCCCAGCGCCATGCTGCTGCCGGTAAGGGTAGGCGACACCTACATCGTCGACGCCAATGATTTCGCCCAGGGGACGGTCTTCGCGGTGGACTCGGGCGCCTGGCTGGTGCAGGCGGCCCTGGTCAGCCTAAACAACACACCCCTCGCCCGGGATGCCGTCGACTACGCCGCCACCAGGGGCGTGGCGGTGATCGCCTCCGCCGGAACGGGCGAGTCGGCCCAGAGCAGTTACCCGGCCGCCTACGAACACGCCATCCAGGTTAACGCCCTGCAGAAATACGCCGCATCGGGTTCCTCCACGGCGGAGCAGTTCCCGTCATCCTACCTCTACCTGGGCGGAGAGACCGGCTACGGGGCGAAGACGGTGGTCTCCGCGCCCTCGGACGGCCATTCCTCGGGCGCGGCCGCCAGGCTAGCGGGCATCGCCGCCCTCATCTATGCAGCGGCCGCCAACGACGTGCAGCGGGGCGAGCTGTGGAACTACCCGGGCCAGGAGCTGCCGCTCTCGGCCTGCGAGGTGAAGCAGGTCATCGCCATGACCGCGGACGACATCGACTTCTCGCCCGGCTATTACGGCACCACCCTGGGTGAGCTCGACTCACTCATCGGTCCGTCCGAGCGCTTCGAGTCGCACCGGGGATGGGACCCGTATTTCGGCTACGGCCGCGTCAACGCCTACGAGGCGGTCATGGCCGTGGACCAGGGGCGTATCCCGCCCGAGGCGGAGATAACCTACCCCGCGTGGTCCGAGTCGCTCAACCCCGGACAGGTCACCCTGGAGGTGGCCGGCAGGGTAGCCGCGGTGCGCGCTGAGAGCTTCCACTACACGGTGGAGTGGGCGCCGGGCTGGGACCCCGCCGATGACGAGTGGATAACGGTCAGCGAGACCGAGGAGCAGTACGAGCCCGTGGAAGGCGTCCTGGCCAACCTGGACCTCGGGGAGGTCTATGGCGCGGTGCTCGATACCATGCAGGCCCGCGGGGGCGCGTCCGACCCCAACCGCTACGCCTTCACCGTGAGGGTGAGGGTGCGGGACAACCGCGGCAACTGGGGCGAGGACCGCAGGACCGCGTACTGCTTCGACGACCCTGACGCCTACGCCGCTACCCCCGTGGACCTCTCTTCCGACATATCCGCATCGCCGCGCTTCGCGGACATCGATGATGACGGCGAAGACGAACTCATCGTAGCCACAGGAGCGGGAGTGGTGCACGCCTACAACCCCGACCTGAGCGAAGTCCCCGGCTGGCCGGTGCGCACGGCCGCCCTGCCCCTGCACGAGGAGTCCAGGGGTTACAAGGACGGCCATATCGGCATGGACGCCCGCGCCTCCATCGCCGGGACCCCCGCCGTGGGCGACCTCGACCGTGACGGTACCCTGGAGGTGGTGGTGGGAGACATGCAGGGAAGGCTGTACGCCTGGAACGCGGCGGGAGAGCTGCTGCCGGGTTTCCCGGTGCGCTCCAACCCGCTCTATTCCATCCCAGACCGCACGGAGTGGTGGACGGAAGGGGCATTGCCGGCGGAGTGGTTCGCCGCCCGCCTCGTGCCCGACCGCGTGCACGGGCTTGATAAATGGAACCGCCTCGACCGCACTTTCGCGAGCGCGCCCGTCCTCTGCAACCTGGACGCATCCCTCGACGGCAGCCTTGAGATCGTGGCCTCCTGCGCGGACCAGCACCTCTATGCCTGGCATGCCAACGGCACCGCCGTACGGGGGTGGCCGGTTAAGCTGGTGGACCCGGGCAAGGTGGCCTCCCTCGACCCCCTCACCCATACCTGCACCTACGCCGACAAGGACAGCGCCTCCCGTGGCGGGAAGCTGGTCGCCGCCCCCTGCGCGGCCGACCTGGAGGGGGACGGCGACATCGAGATCATCTGCGGCACCGGCGAGGTCTACCTGGGCGAGGGATGCAACGTCTCACCGCTCACCTTCGACCTCGGGGCTTTCCTCCCCTCGCTGCAGGCTTTCACCGGCACGGGGAAGCCGTTCGAGCCCGCCAACACGCGCGTCTATGCCGTGCACCACGAGGGCGCGGCGTACGGCCTCGACGCGAGCGCGCAGCCGGCGGCCGACAAGGTCCCCGCCCAGGCGTTCCTGCCGGGCTGGCCGGTGAAGCTGGCCACCGCCGCCCCGGGCATGCTCCCCGGCATCCTGGCGGGAGTCAACGCGGCGGCGGCGGCGGCCGATATCGACGGCGACGGGCGCATGGAGGTCGGCATATCATCGTCGGCCGGCCCCGGCTTCCTGCTCCGCTCTGACGGGACCTCGCTGCTGGGGAGCGATGAGGCGGGACTGCCCTTGAGCCTGCAGTCACGCGAGGCGGGCGCCGCGTCGCCCTGTAAGGACGTCCCCCTGATGTGCGCGTGGGGGAGCGGATGCTTCGCCACGCTCGGTGGCGGCGCCCTTTCCTTCTTCGCGCCCACCATGGGCCTAGGCAGGGCGGCGGACATGTACCTGCCCGCCGACCAGACCAGGTCAGAAAACGCCGTCACTGCCTGGAATGCCGCGGACGGCAGCATGCTCGCGGCCTTCCCCGCCCTGCTCAACGGCGACGCCCTCTTCGCAGCCCCCGGCGCGGCGGACGTGGACGGCAACGGCTCCCAGGAGGTCCTGGTGGGTGGCGCCGGGTACGACCTCCATGCCATCGGCGCGGACGGCACCGAACCGGCGGGATGGCCGAGGTTCACCGCCGGGAGCAGTACGGTCACCCCGGCCGTCGCGGACTTTGACGGCGACGGCTCGCGCGAGGTGGTCATTGGCACCCGGGAGGGGTGGCTGTTCATCTGGAAGACCCCGTCTTTGGGGGGCGACGCGGCGGACTGGCCGCAGTACGGGCACGACGCCTGGAACACCGGTTGCCTGGGGAGCGATGCCGCCAGGCCGGGGCGGGTAATGGATCTCTCCGCCGAGGCGCTCGGCGACGGCGGGGAACCGTCCGGGGTCAAGCTCGCCTGGACCGCGCC
- a CDS encoding cobalamin-dependent protein (Presence of a B(12) (cobalamin)-binding domain implies dependence on cobalamin itself, in one of its several forms, or in some unusual lineages, dependence on a cobalamin-like analog.) has product MRVALVNPNRYVEPPVIPVGVEYLAHYLEREGHEVGVIDLTFADDPEAALGEALQGFDPHVAGFSLRNVDTSLYFDNAFLLDTSAALIAACRRECEAMVVVGGSALLAGPREVMEYVDGDYAVHGPGERALPALLRDLERGASPPRLLDGWSHSFDAAEVPARGRWVDYAPYLAGRGVAGFATQVGCMGRCSFCIEAGLPWKPRSPMAVVEELAVLRAQGCTELHLCDCEFNQDLDTAKEMLRQMEEAGLGLSWSLYMKPLPHDAKLFRMLAASGAASLTLSVDSASLAAGAYGLADLGSFIALARGEGIGVAVDLLVGFPAETLQGLRPLFDFFREAEPDTVGVSAGIRVFKYTELGKAMRERAPSEGSLEGGDPDFIRPAYFNLLSLEDCRELVGGDPLFRIEGLERRSNYERLS; this is encoded by the coding sequence GTGAGGGTCGCGCTGGTAAACCCGAACCGCTACGTCGAGCCCCCGGTCATACCGGTGGGCGTCGAGTACCTTGCCCACTACCTCGAGCGCGAGGGGCACGAGGTGGGGGTTATCGACCTCACCTTCGCGGACGACCCCGAAGCCGCTCTGGGCGAGGCGTTGCAGGGCTTTGACCCTCATGTAGCCGGCTTCTCCCTGCGCAACGTGGACACCTCCCTCTACTTCGACAACGCCTTTCTGCTGGACACCTCAGCGGCGCTCATCGCCGCCTGCCGCCGCGAGTGCGAGGCCATGGTAGTGGTAGGGGGGAGCGCCCTCCTGGCGGGTCCCCGCGAGGTCATGGAGTACGTGGACGGCGATTACGCGGTACACGGGCCGGGGGAACGGGCCTTACCCGCGCTCCTGCGCGACCTGGAGCGGGGCGCGTCTCCGCCCCGCCTCCTCGACGGCTGGAGCCATTCCTTCGACGCCGCGGAGGTGCCCGCGCGGGGGCGCTGGGTGGATTATGCCCCTTACCTGGCCGGGAGGGGGGTCGCCGGTTTCGCCACCCAGGTGGGGTGCATGGGGAGATGCAGCTTCTGTATCGAAGCCGGCTTGCCCTGGAAACCCCGCAGCCCGATGGCGGTGGTGGAGGAACTGGCGGTGCTGCGGGCGCAGGGCTGCACGGAACTCCACCTCTGCGACTGCGAGTTCAACCAGGACCTGGATACCGCGAAGGAGATGCTGCGGCAAATGGAGGAGGCCGGGCTCGGGCTGAGCTGGTCTCTCTATATGAAGCCCCTGCCCCACGACGCGAAGCTCTTCCGCATGCTGGCCGCCTCGGGCGCCGCCTCGCTGACCCTGTCCGTAGATTCCGCCTCCCTCGCCGCCGGCGCCTACGGCCTCGCGGACCTGGGAAGCTTCATCGCCCTGGCGCGCGGGGAGGGTATAGGGGTGGCGGTGGACCTGCTGGTGGGGTTCCCCGCCGAGACGCTACAGGGCCTGCGCCCCCTCTTCGACTTCTTCCGGGAGGCGGAGCCGGACACGGTGGGGGTGAGCGCCGGGATCAGGGTCTTCAAGTACACCGAGCTGGGGAAGGCCATGCGTGAACGCGCGCCGTCCGAGGGGAGCCTGGAAGGCGGCGACCCTGATTTTATCCGCCCCGCCTATTTTAACCTGCTTTCCCTGGAGGACTGCCGCGAGCTGGTGGGCGGCGACCCCCTCTTCCGCATCGAGGGCCTGGAACGCCGTAGCAACTACGAGCGTCTGTCCTGA
- a CDS encoding PAS domain S-box protein, with translation MEAERGDEQIRKELEELRQRVAELEAAEPSHRKEDTPGLSDGYFRHLVENAYELILVINRDFSLRFVSPSAKRMTGYEPEEVLSMNAFEFVHPDDIPELVEKFTAGIQEPGRVEHIEYRTRRKDGSYFITEAVAVNMLDNPNVEAVVVNLRDITEYRRIEKELRESEERYRFLVENLNDVVFTVDTQGTVLYMSPAIERISHYTAGEVMGQPFMHFIHPEDLPGLLQSFQRTMDGFLEPHEFRVIDKDGSLIHVQTSSRPFDEEGRAAGLIGVMSEITERKQAEEARRRSEESFRAMIRKNIHYYRGS, from the coding sequence ATGGAAGCAGAACGAGGCGACGAGCAGATCAGAAAAGAACTCGAGGAGTTGCGCCAGCGCGTGGCCGAGCTGGAGGCGGCCGAACCCTCGCACAGGAAGGAAGACACCCCCGGGTTGAGCGACGGCTACTTCCGCCACCTGGTCGAGAACGCCTACGAACTCATCCTGGTCATCAACCGCGACTTCAGCCTGCGCTTCGTCAGCCCTTCGGCGAAGCGCATGACCGGGTACGAGCCCGAGGAAGTGTTGAGCATGAACGCCTTCGAGTTCGTGCACCCCGATGACATCCCCGAACTGGTGGAGAAGTTCACCGCCGGTATCCAGGAGCCTGGGCGCGTGGAGCATATCGAGTACCGCACCCGCCGCAAGGACGGCTCCTATTTCATCACCGAGGCCGTGGCCGTGAACATGCTCGATAACCCGAACGTGGAAGCGGTGGTGGTGAACCTGCGCGACATCACCGAGTACCGCAGGATAGAGAAGGAATTGAGGGAGTCAGAGGAGAGGTACCGCTTCCTGGTGGAGAACTTGAACGACGTCGTCTTCACCGTCGACACCCAGGGGACCGTGCTCTATATGAGCCCGGCCATCGAGCGCATCAGCCACTACACCGCCGGGGAGGTAATGGGGCAGCCCTTCATGCACTTCATCCACCCCGAGGACCTGCCCGGCCTGCTGCAGAGCTTCCAGAGGACCATGGACGGCTTCCTCGAGCCCCACGAGTTCAGGGTCATCGACAAGGACGGCTCGCTCATCCACGTGCAGACCTCGAGCCGGCCCTTCGACGAGGAAGGCCGTGCGGCCGGACTCATCGGGGTCATGTCCGAGATCACCGAGCGCAAGCAGGCGGAGGAGGCGCGCCGGCGCTCCGAGGAGAGCTTCCGCGCCATGATCCGCAAGAACATCCACTACTACCGCGGCTCCTGA